From the Pectobacterium carotovorum genome, one window contains:
- the dnaE gene encoding DNA polymerase III subunit alpha — protein MAEPRFVHLRVHSDYSMIDGLAKVGPLVKKAAALGMPALAITDFTNLCGLVKFYGGAHGAGIKPIIGADFYVESDELGDELAHLTVLAMNNEGYQNLTLLISHAYQRGYGAAGPTIDRDWLIEHREGLILLSGGRRGDVGQFLLRGNQTQAEQCLAFYQEYFPQRYYLELTRTSRPDEESYLHAAVELATKHGVPVVATNEVCFISTDDFDAHEIRVAIHDGYTLDDPKRPRNYSPQQYMRSEEEMCELFADIPEALANSVEIAKRCNVTIRLGEYFLPQFPTGDMTTEDFLVECSKKGLEERLEFLFPDPEVRAARRPEYDERLDIELGVINQMGFPGYFLIVMEFIQWSKDNDVPVGPGRGSGAGSLVAYALKITDLDPLEFDLLFERFLNPERVSMPDFDVDFCMEKRDKVIDHVAEMYGRDAVSQIITFGTMAAKAVIRDVGRVLGHPYGFVDRISKLVPPDPGMTLEKAFAAEPQLPEIYEADEEVKALIDMARKLEGVTRNAGKHAGGVVISPTKITDFAPLYCDAEGNHPVTQFDKNDVEYAGLVKFDFLGLRTLTIIDWALGMINARRAKQGLEPIDIAAIPLDDKKSFDMLQRSETTAVFQLESRGMKDLIKRLKPDCFEDMIALVALFRPGPLQSGMVDNFIDRKHGREAISYPDIEWQHESLKPVLEPTYGIILYQEQVMQIAQVLAGYTLGGADMLRRAMGKKNPVEMAKQRGGFEDGAKSRGVNGELAVKIFDLVEKFAGYGFNKSHSAAYALVSYQTLWLKAHYPAEFMAAVMTADMDNTDKVVGLVDECWRMGLKILPPDINSGLYHFHVNDDGEIVYGIGAIKGVGEGPIEAIIEARNQGGYFRELFDLCARTDIKKLNRRVLEKLIMSGAFDRLGPHRAALMNSLADALKAADQHAKAEAIGQVDMFGVLAEAPEQVEQSYSTVPPWPEQVVLDGERETLGLYLTGHPITQYIKEIERYAGGVRLKDMHPTDRGKMTTAVGLVLAARVMVTKRGNRIGVCTLDDRSGRLEIMLFTDALEKYQHLLEKDRILIASGQVSFDDFSGGLKMTVRELMDISEAREKYARGLAISLTDRQIDDQLLNRLRQSLEPHRSGTIPVHLYYQREDARARLRFGAAWRVTPADALLNELRTLVGNEQVELEFD, from the coding sequence ATGGCCGAACCACGTTTTGTTCACCTGCGTGTTCATAGTGACTATTCCATGATCGATGGGCTGGCCAAAGTCGGTCCGCTGGTAAAAAAAGCGGCGGCACTCGGCATGCCAGCGCTGGCGATTACCGATTTTACCAACCTGTGTGGGTTGGTTAAGTTCTATGGCGGCGCGCATGGCGCGGGCATCAAGCCGATTATCGGCGCTGACTTCTATGTCGAAAGCGACGAATTAGGGGATGAACTCGCGCATCTCACTGTTCTGGCGATGAATAATGAAGGCTACCAGAATCTCACGCTGCTGATTTCTCATGCGTATCAGCGTGGTTATGGCGCTGCCGGGCCGACGATTGACCGGGATTGGCTTATTGAGCATCGAGAAGGGCTGATTTTACTGTCTGGCGGTCGCCGGGGTGATGTCGGCCAGTTTTTGCTACGTGGCAACCAGACGCAGGCCGAGCAGTGTCTGGCGTTTTATCAGGAATACTTCCCCCAGCGTTATTACTTGGAACTGACCCGCACGTCACGCCCCGACGAAGAAAGCTATTTGCATGCTGCCGTCGAGCTGGCTACGAAGCACGGGGTGCCCGTGGTGGCGACCAATGAAGTGTGTTTTATCAGCACTGATGATTTTGACGCTCACGAAATCCGCGTGGCTATCCACGATGGCTACACGCTTGATGACCCCAAACGCCCGCGTAATTATAGCCCGCAGCAGTACATGCGTTCCGAAGAGGAAATGTGCGAGCTATTTGCGGATATCCCCGAAGCGCTGGCGAACAGCGTTGAAATTGCCAAACGCTGTAACGTAACAATCCGTTTGGGGGAATATTTCCTGCCGCAGTTCCCGACGGGCGACATGACCACGGAAGATTTTCTGGTTGAGTGTTCGAAAAAGGGGCTGGAGGAGCGTCTCGAATTCCTGTTCCCTGACCCGGAAGTGCGCGCCGCGCGGCGGCCGGAGTACGATGAGCGTCTGGATATTGAACTGGGCGTGATTAACCAGATGGGGTTCCCCGGTTACTTCCTGATCGTAATGGAATTTATTCAGTGGTCGAAGGACAACGACGTGCCTGTTGGGCCGGGGCGTGGCTCCGGTGCGGGTTCGTTGGTGGCCTATGCGCTGAAAATTACCGATCTGGACCCGCTGGAATTCGACCTGCTGTTCGAACGTTTCCTTAACCCTGAACGTGTTTCCATGCCTGACTTCGACGTCGATTTCTGTATGGAAAAACGCGATAAGGTCATCGATCACGTCGCGGAAATGTACGGACGTGATGCGGTATCACAGATTATCACCTTCGGTACGATGGCGGCGAAAGCGGTTATCCGTGACGTAGGGCGTGTGCTCGGGCACCCTTATGGGTTTGTCGATCGTATTTCAAAACTGGTGCCGCCCGATCCGGGCATGACGCTGGAAAAAGCTTTTGCCGCTGAACCGCAGTTGCCAGAAATTTATGAAGCCGATGAGGAAGTTAAGGCCCTCATTGATATGGCGCGCAAGCTCGAAGGGGTAACGCGTAACGCCGGTAAACATGCGGGTGGGGTGGTGATATCCCCCACCAAGATTACCGATTTCGCGCCGCTGTACTGCGATGCGGAAGGGAACCACCCGGTTACCCAGTTTGATAAGAACGACGTAGAATATGCCGGGCTGGTGAAGTTTGACTTCCTTGGCCTGCGTACGCTAACCATCATCGACTGGGCGCTGGGGATGATTAACGCCCGCCGCGCGAAGCAGGGGCTGGAACCGATTGATATCGCGGCGATCCCGCTCGATGACAAGAAAAGTTTCGACATGCTGCAACGTTCGGAAACCACCGCGGTATTCCAGCTTGAATCACGCGGCATGAAAGATCTGATCAAGCGTCTGAAACCCGACTGCTTTGAAGATATGATCGCACTGGTGGCGCTGTTCCGCCCCGGCCCGCTGCAATCCGGCATGGTAGATAACTTCATCGACCGTAAGCATGGCCGTGAAGCGATCTCTTATCCTGATATTGAATGGCAGCACGAGTCACTCAAGCCGGTGCTGGAGCCAACCTACGGCATTATTCTGTATCAGGAACAGGTCATGCAGATCGCTCAGGTACTGGCAGGCTATACGCTGGGCGGTGCGGACATGCTGCGTCGTGCGATGGGGAAAAAGAACCCAGTCGAAATGGCGAAGCAGCGTGGTGGCTTCGAAGATGGTGCCAAATCTCGCGGTGTGAACGGCGAACTGGCGGTTAAAATTTTCGACCTGGTGGAAAAATTCGCTGGTTACGGCTTTAATAAATCTCACTCAGCGGCTTATGCGTTGGTGTCTTACCAGACGCTGTGGCTGAAAGCGCACTATCCGGCTGAATTCATGGCGGCGGTAATGACGGCCGATATGGACAACACGGATAAAGTGGTCGGGCTGGTTGATGAATGCTGGCGGATGGGGTTAAAAATCCTGCCTCCTGACATCAACAGTGGGCTGTATCACTTCCACGTTAACGACGATGGCGAGATTGTTTACGGTATCGGCGCGATTAAAGGCGTGGGGGAAGGCCCGATTGAGGCGATTATCGAAGCGCGTAATCAAGGTGGCTATTTTAGAGAGCTGTTTGATCTTTGCGCGCGTACCGACATTAAAAAGCTAAATCGCCGCGTGCTGGAAAAGCTGATTATGTCCGGGGCATTTGACCGACTGGGGCCGCACCGCGCCGCGTTAATGAATTCATTGGCTGATGCGTTGAAGGCCGCCGATCAGCATGCGAAAGCGGAAGCCATTGGCCAGGTGGATATGTTCGGCGTGCTGGCCGAGGCGCCAGAGCAGGTTGAGCAATCTTACAGCACCGTGCCACCGTGGCCGGAGCAGGTCGTATTGGATGGTGAGCGGGAAACGCTGGGGCTGTACCTGACCGGCCACCCGATCACTCAATATATTAAGGAAATTGAACGCTATGCCGGTGGCGTGCGTTTGAAAGATATGCACCCGACGGATCGGGGTAAAATGACCACTGCCGTAGGGCTGGTGTTGGCAGCTCGCGTCATGGTAACCAAGCGGGGTAACCGTATTGGTGTCTGTACGTTGGACGATCGTTCCGGTCGCCTCGAGATAATGCTGTTTACCGATGCATTGGAAAAATATCAGCATTTACTTGAGAAAGACCGTATCCTTATCGCCAGTGGACAGGTCAGCTTTGATGACTTCAGCGGCGGGCTTAAAATGACCGTCCGAGAGTTAATGGATATCAGTGAAGCGCGGGAAAAATACGCGCGCGGGCTTGCTATCTCGCTGACTGACAGGCAAATTGATGACCAGCTATTAAACCGTCTCCG